From the genome of Kaistella daneshvariae, one region includes:
- a CDS encoding asparaginase, which produces MKRKVLLIYTGGTIGMEKNYATGSLQAFDFGNIFEKLPEMNMLECEVSVYPFRKPLDSSDMGPREWKIIANYIGKNYHQYDGFLILHGTDTMAYSASALSFMLKNLKKPVIFTGSQLPIGDLRTDAKENLLTSLYYASLYEGDEAVIQEVAVYFEYKLLRGNRTLKYSAENFDAFQSPNYSILGKSGVHLNVEKEYLWRSNSEGEFEVDTHTSQDVLFWRIFPGMHLNHFVEIPNVKVLVLQVFGSGTIFNTEKTKEILQNLRKNGTEIVVISQCVSGGISFGKYVNSNVFQEVGAISGNDITAESAITKAMHLLDNPKYSGSFAENFAKNLCGEVTAN; this is translated from the coding sequence ATGAAAAGAAAAGTATTGCTGATTTATACCGGCGGAACCATCGGTATGGAAAAAAATTATGCGACGGGCAGTTTGCAGGCGTTTGATTTTGGAAATATTTTCGAAAAGCTGCCGGAAATGAATATGCTGGAATGTGAAGTTTCTGTTTATCCGTTTCGCAAACCGCTGGATTCCTCGGATATGGGGCCTCGGGAGTGGAAAATTATTGCCAACTATATCGGCAAAAATTATCATCAGTACGATGGTTTTTTAATTCTTCACGGAACCGATACAATGGCGTACAGTGCATCAGCGCTGAGTTTTATGCTGAAAAACCTGAAAAAACCGGTGATTTTTACGGGCTCTCAACTGCCGATAGGTGATTTGCGCACAGATGCTAAAGAAAATTTGTTGACAAGTCTTTATTATGCGAGTTTATATGAAGGTGATGAAGCGGTGATTCAGGAAGTTGCGGTGTATTTTGAGTACAAACTGCTGCGTGGAAACCGCACGCTGAAATATTCGGCGGAGAATTTTGATGCTTTTCAGTCGCCGAATTATTCGATTTTGGGAAAATCGGGTGTTCACCTGAATGTCGAGAAGGAATATTTGTGGCGCTCGAATTCCGAAGGTGAATTTGAGGTGGACACGCATACCTCGCAAGATGTTTTGTTCTGGCGGATTTTCCCGGGAATGCATTTGAACCATTTTGTAGAAATACCAAACGTAAAAGTTTTGGTGCTGCAGGTTTTCGGCTCGGGAACGATTTTCAATACCGAAAAAACGAAGGAAATACTGCAGAATCTGCGCAAAAATGGAACTGAAATCGTAGTGATTTCCCAATGCGTTTCGGGCGGCATCAGCTTTGGGAAATATGTGAACTCTAACGTTTTTCAGGAAGTCGGTGCCATCAGCGGGAACGATATTACGGCGGAAAGTGCGATTACAAAAGCAATGCACCTGTTGGACAACCCAAAATATTCCGGCAGTTTTGCAGAGAATTTTGCAAAAAACCTTTGTGGTGAAGTAACGGCAAATTAA
- the pgl gene encoding 6-phosphogluconolactonase: MKIHIFKNVKELNVALAEKICEVAEFAIKNRGEFTLVLSGGGSPKKLYHLLASETYKDRIDWSKTYFFFGDERFVPANDSERNSLMIKNLLLEPLKIPESQIYDFDTSGTPEEAAEKYDAAIATHFQDSPIEFDFNLLGLGANSHTASLFPETEVLAEIEAAVKAVFVNELDMYRLTMTAPLINQSRNIAFIVFGADKADAVYHVLEDETGSAELYPARLISTEEEKTEWFIDEAAAAKLSKNKKISGF; the protein is encoded by the coding sequence ATGAAGATACATATTTTTAAAAATGTTAAGGAGCTGAACGTTGCTTTAGCGGAAAAAATTTGTGAAGTGGCGGAGTTTGCCATCAAAAACCGTGGTGAATTTACTTTGGTACTTTCCGGCGGCGGCTCGCCGAAAAAACTGTATCATTTGTTAGCTTCCGAAACTTACAAAGACCGGATCGACTGGAGTAAAACCTATTTTTTCTTCGGTGACGAAAGATTTGTTCCGGCAAATGATTCCGAGCGAAATTCTTTAATGATAAAAAATTTATTGCTGGAGCCGCTAAAAATTCCAGAGTCGCAAATTTATGATTTTGATACTTCCGGCACACCGGAAGAAGCTGCGGAAAAATACGACGCTGCGATTGCAACGCATTTCCAGGATAGTCCGATAGAATTTGATTTCAACCTTTTAGGTTTGGGTGCAAATTCTCACACCGCGTCACTATTTCCGGAAACTGAAGTTTTGGCGGAAATCGAAGCTGCCGTGAAAGCGGTGTTTGTAAACGAGCTTGATATGTATCGGTTAACGATGACCGCGCCGCTCATCAATCAATCCAGAAATATTGCATTTATCGTTTTCGGTGCTGACAAAGCTGATGCTGTATATCACGTTTTAGAAGATGAAACCGGTTCCGCGGAACTTTATCCGGCACGGTTAATCAGCACCGAGGAAGAAAAAACCGAATGGTTTATTGATGAAGCTGCTGCGGCGAAACTATCGAAAAATAAGAAAATTTCGGGGTTTTAA
- the zwf gene encoding glucose-6-phosphate dehydrogenase — translation MLKTSNKNSDPTIFIIFGGTGDLTKRKIMPALYNLFLANWLPENFVIIGSSSSKMTDEKYQNEMLEAVNEFSRNGKTKKENWSKFASHIGFQDADLTNAGAFKPFGKLIEQYKKEWNETPSIIYYCAVAPHFFCTIAENIQKAKLENNPETTRIIIEKPFGTDLESAKELNKKLLNIFEEKQIYRIDHYLGKEVVQNIMAFRFANSIMEPLWNRNHVEHVQISVTEQIGIGSRGKYFESAGILRDMIQNHLLQLLCIIAMEPPTSFKANEVRDRKVDVLKAMRKIEPGKVESMAVRGQYSSGWVEGEEVLGYREEENVDPNSNTETYAALKLHIDNWRWQGVPFYLRTGKRLFKSASVITIQFKEIPHNIFVSAESGVPKQNRLVISIQPDMAIRFQLQSKVPGLEMNLNTVDVVFDYAGNTKSDSPEAYETLLLDAITGDQTLFMRADQVEAAWELIMPILKYWEDTNAQNFPNYSADSWGPENAEALIAKDGYHWFSLPESNKKKEK, via the coding sequence ATGCTAAAAACTTCCAATAAAAATTCTGACCCCACGATTTTCATTATTTTCGGTGGAACAGGCGACCTGACGAAACGCAAAATAATGCCTGCGCTGTACAATCTTTTTTTAGCGAACTGGCTTCCGGAAAATTTTGTGATCATCGGTTCTTCTTCCAGCAAAATGACTGACGAAAAGTACCAAAATGAAATGTTGGAGGCGGTGAATGAATTTTCGCGTAACGGAAAAACCAAAAAAGAAAACTGGTCGAAATTTGCTTCGCACATCGGTTTTCAGGATGCTGATTTAACCAACGCAGGCGCCTTTAAGCCCTTCGGAAAACTCATCGAACAATATAAAAAAGAATGGAACGAAACGCCATCAATTATTTATTACTGTGCAGTGGCACCCCACTTCTTCTGTACCATTGCGGAAAATATCCAAAAGGCAAAACTCGAAAATAACCCCGAAACAACGCGAATAATTATTGAAAAACCTTTTGGCACCGACCTGGAATCGGCAAAAGAGCTCAACAAAAAGCTGCTGAATATATTTGAGGAAAAGCAGATTTACCGCATCGATCATTATCTGGGCAAAGAAGTAGTGCAGAACATCATGGCCTTCCGCTTCGCTAATTCGATTATGGAGCCGCTTTGGAACCGCAATCATGTGGAACATGTGCAGATATCTGTGACGGAACAAATTGGCATTGGCTCACGCGGAAAATATTTCGAAAGTGCCGGAATTTTGCGCGATATGATCCAAAATCACCTGCTGCAGCTTTTATGTATTATTGCGATGGAACCGCCGACGAGTTTTAAAGCAAATGAGGTTCGCGATCGAAAAGTGGATGTTTTAAAAGCAATGCGGAAAATTGAACCGGGAAAAGTAGAAAGTATGGCGGTGCGAGGACAATACAGTTCCGGTTGGGTAGAAGGTGAAGAAGTCTTGGGTTATCGTGAAGAAGAAAACGTGGATCCAAATTCGAACACCGAAACGTATGCGGCGCTGAAACTTCACATCGATAACTGGCGCTGGCAGGGCGTTCCATTTTATTTAAGGACAGGAAAACGTTTGTTTAAATCAGCTTCGGTTATAACAATTCAGTTTAAGGAAATCCCCCACAATATTTTTGTTTCCGCGGAGTCTGGTGTGCCGAAGCAAAACCGTTTGGTCATCAGCATTCAACCTGATATGGCCATTCGTTTTCAGCTGCAGAGCAAAGTTCCGGGTCTGGAAATGAATTTAAATACCGTCGACGTGGTTTTTGATTACGCCGGAAATACCAAATCTGATTCGCCGGAAGCGTACGAAACACTTTTATTAGATGCAATTACAGGCGATCAAACGCTGTTTATGCGCGCTGATCAGGTAGAGGCTGCCTGGGAGTTAATAATGCCCATTCTAAAATACTGGGAAGATACCAACGCCCAGAATTTTCCAAATTATTCCGCGGATTCCTGGGGACCGGAAAATGCAGAGGCGCTTATCGCGAAAGACGGTTATCACTGGTTCAGCCTGCCGGAAAGCAATAAAAAGAAAGAAAAATGA
- the gndA gene encoding NADP-dependent phosphogluconate dehydrogenase, whose amino-acid sequence MTHENTSQSAFGMIGLGTMGSNLLQNIADHGYSCSGYDINKDQVQELNDLKSDHIKGYTDLKEFADSLKSPRIVMMLVPAGEIVDHVIKDLLGVLEPGDIIIDGGNSHYTDTEKRYKELEEKGYHFVGMGVSGGEEGARRGPSMMPGGDKEAYQYLQPILEKIAAQVNGEPTVAFMGKGSAGHFVKMVHNGIEYAIMQLISETYAIMKDGLEMHNDEIFEVYKTWNESRLKSYLIEITADIFSYRNEGEENILLDSIRDQAKAKGTGKWTSQAAMDLHLPTPIIDVSVSTRDLSSRKDLRIEASKIYPDQTASAYGKSMEEYVTKLENAFYFAMVSAYAQGMHLMYAANEEFDYELNLDVIAKIWRGGCIIRSEFLEDIYAAYNQNPELKHLLLDKQIAQSVSMNVTAARNVVSDAILNGIATPAFSAAVSYFDNFRSETMPTNLIQAQRDYFGSHTYELKAKEGVFHTKWIMENIKE is encoded by the coding sequence ATGACACACGAAAATACTTCTCAAAGCGCCTTCGGAATGATTGGTCTCGGCACCATGGGTTCCAATCTATTACAAAATATTGCAGATCACGGCTACTCCTGTTCGGGTTATGACATTAATAAAGATCAGGTTCAGGAGCTTAATGATTTAAAATCTGATCATATTAAAGGTTATACAGATTTAAAGGAATTCGCCGACAGTTTAAAAAGCCCGAGAATTGTAATGATGCTCGTTCCTGCGGGTGAAATCGTGGATCATGTAATTAAAGATTTACTCGGCGTTTTAGAACCTGGTGACATCATCATCGATGGTGGAAATTCGCATTACACCGATACCGAAAAACGGTACAAAGAGCTGGAAGAAAAAGGCTACCATTTCGTGGGAATGGGTGTTTCCGGCGGTGAAGAAGGCGCACGGCGCGGACCCAGCATGATGCCCGGCGGCGACAAGGAAGCTTATCAATACCTGCAACCGATTTTAGAAAAAATTGCGGCGCAGGTAAACGGTGAACCAACGGTTGCTTTTATGGGTAAAGGCTCTGCCGGACATTTTGTAAAAATGGTGCACAATGGTATTGAATACGCCATTATGCAGCTGATTTCTGAAACCTACGCCATTATGAAAGATGGTCTGGAAATGCACAACGACGAAATTTTCGAGGTGTACAAGACTTGGAATGAAAGCCGCTTAAAATCTTATTTAATTGAAATTACCGCCGATATTTTTTCCTACCGCAACGAAGGTGAAGAAAATATTTTGCTGGACAGCATCCGCGATCAGGCAAAAGCAAAAGGTACCGGAAAATGGACTTCGCAGGCGGCCATGGATTTACATCTTCCAACTCCGATTATCGATGTCTCAGTTTCGACGCGTGATCTTTCGAGCAGAAAAGATTTGCGAATTGAAGCATCAAAAATATATCCCGACCAAACCGCCAGTGCTTATGGAAAAAGCATGGAGGAGTATGTGACCAAGCTTGAAAATGCTTTTTATTTTGCCATGGTTTCTGCCTATGCACAGGGAATGCATCTGATGTACGCGGCGAATGAAGAATTCGATTATGAGCTGAATTTAGATGTAATTGCCAAGATTTGGCGCGGTGGCTGCATCATTCGTTCAGAGTTTTTAGAGGATATTTATGCAGCTTACAATCAAAACCCCGAGCTGAAACATTTGTTGCTGGATAAGCAGATTGCACAAAGTGTTTCAATGAATGTTACAGCCGCCCGAAACGTGGTTTCCGACGCGATTTTGAACGGAATAGCAACGCCGGCTTTTTCCGCAGCAGTGAGTTATTTCGATAATTTCCGTTCCGAAACCATGCCGACCAATTTAATTCAGGCTCAACGCGACTATTTTGGCTCACATACATACGAACTCAAAGCAAAAGAAGGCGTTTTCCATACCAAATGGATTATGGAAAATATCAAGGAATAA
- the tkt gene encoding transketolase, which yields METKDLIQKSIDTVRILAADAVQKANSGHPGTPMALAPLGQILWSEVMRYNPKNPHWPNRDRFVLSAGHACMLQYAFLHLTGYEISLDDIKNFRQLHSITPGHPEYGLTPGIEVTTGPLGQGFANGVGMAVAQQYMAARYNQPDFEIFDYKIYAICSDGDMMEGVTAEAASLAGHLGLGNMIYFYDNNHITIEGDTDLAFDEDVSKRFEAYGWHVQNIADINDLEALREAINNAEKETERPSLINVRSVIGYGSPNKHNTAAAHGSPLGGDEVRLVKENFGFDPDKCFKIPTEVAEFYHEAGENSARHEASWNELYNNYKKRHPELAKEYEDITGGKLPAEWQKKLPVFEAGEKMATRKASGKTLNAIAEFLPQLIGGSADLAPSTDTHLNDFKSFSSKNPDGRNFHFGIREHAMGAVLNGMALSNYLIPYGATFLIFSDYMRPPLRLASVMNIRPIMVFTHDSIGLGEDGTTHQPIEQLIGLRTVPGMTVIRPADANETAQAWRVAIEHAAGPVCIVLTRQEIPVIDQEKFTKAAELEKGAYILSEAEGEPEIILIASGSEVQLILEAQETLKEENINARVVSMPSWNLFDNQPAKYQQKIFPKNLRKRLAVEAGSPVGWMKYTTDDGDVIGIEKFGESAPAEELFAEYGFTVENIVSRARDLLEKN from the coding sequence ATGGAGACTAAAGATTTAATTCAAAAAAGCATTGATACCGTTAGAATTTTAGCTGCCGACGCAGTGCAGAAAGCAAACTCCGGACATCCCGGAACTCCCATGGCCCTGGCTCCCCTCGGCCAGATTTTGTGGTCGGAAGTCATGCGCTATAACCCGAAAAATCCACACTGGCCCAATCGCGATCGTTTTGTCCTTTCCGCGGGCCACGCCTGCATGTTACAGTATGCTTTTTTACATTTAACAGGTTACGAAATTTCACTAGATGACATTAAAAATTTCCGTCAACTTCACAGCATTACGCCCGGCCACCCGGAATACGGCCTGACACCAGGAATTGAAGTCACAACCGGACCGCTGGGACAAGGTTTTGCGAATGGTGTTGGAATGGCAGTCGCGCAGCAATACATGGCGGCACGCTACAATCAACCTGATTTTGAAATTTTTGACTATAAAATTTATGCCATCTGTAGCGACGGTGATATGATGGAAGGCGTTACTGCAGAAGCTGCCTCGCTCGCCGGCCATCTCGGTTTGGGAAACATGATTTATTTTTACGACAATAACCACATCACCATCGAAGGTGATACCGATTTGGCTTTTGATGAAGACGTTTCCAAGCGTTTTGAAGCCTACGGCTGGCATGTGCAGAATATTGCCGATATCAACGATTTGGAAGCCCTTCGTGAAGCAATTAACAATGCAGAAAAAGAAACCGAGCGTCCGTCTTTAATCAATGTGCGAAGTGTAATCGGTTATGGAAGTCCCAACAAACACAACACGGCCGCTGCGCACGGTTCTCCGCTTGGTGGGGACGAAGTACGTTTGGTGAAAGAAAATTTCGGTTTTGATCCCGATAAATGTTTTAAAATTCCCACGGAAGTCGCTGAATTTTATCATGAAGCAGGAGAAAACTCCGCGAGACACGAAGCTTCATGGAACGAATTGTATAATAATTATAAAAAACGCCATCCCGAACTCGCGAAAGAATACGAAGATATTACCGGCGGAAAATTGCCTGCTGAATGGCAAAAAAAGCTTCCGGTTTTTGAAGCTGGCGAAAAAATGGCGACGCGAAAAGCTTCGGGAAAAACATTGAACGCCATTGCTGAATTTTTACCGCAATTAATTGGTGGTTCTGCAGATTTAGCACCTTCTACCGACACGCATCTTAACGATTTTAAATCATTTTCATCGAAAAATCCCGACGGCAGAAACTTCCATTTCGGTATTCGCGAACATGCGATGGGTGCGGTCTTAAACGGCATGGCGCTCAGTAATTATTTAATTCCTTACGGTGCAACATTTCTCATTTTCTCCGATTATATGCGTCCGCCGCTCCGTTTAGCTTCGGTTATGAACATCCGCCCGATTATGGTTTTCACGCATGACAGCATTGGCTTGGGCGAAGACGGCACAACGCATCAACCCATCGAGCAGCTTATTGGTCTGCGCACCGTGCCTGGTATGACGGTTATCCGTCCGGCCGACGCAAATGAAACTGCGCAAGCCTGGCGAGTCGCTATCGAGCATGCCGCCGGTCCTGTTTGTATCGTGCTTACCCGTCAGGAAATTCCGGTAATTGACCAGGAGAAATTTACAAAAGCCGCAGAATTGGAAAAAGGCGCGTACATCCTTTCCGAAGCTGAAGGTGAACCGGAAATCATTTTAATCGCCTCGGGTTCCGAAGTGCAATTGATTTTAGAAGCGCAGGAAACTTTAAAGGAAGAAAATATCAACGCCAGAGTAGTCAGTATGCCGAGCTGGAATTTATTTGATAATCAGCCGGCGAAATACCAGCAAAAAATATTTCCAAAAAACCTTAGAAAACGTCTGGCGGTTGAAGCGGGCTCGCCCGTTGGCTGGATGAAATATACAACTGATGATGGCGACGTGATTGGAATTGAAAAATTTGGTGAATCAGCACCGGCTGAAGAACTTTTCGCCGAATACGGTTTTACCGTGGAAAATATTGTAAGCAGAGCACGCGATTTGCTCGAAAAAAATTAG
- a CDS encoding NAD(P)/FAD-dependent oxidoreductase, translating into MKVDYIIVGDGYGALFFAHQLIKHQKTFVLFSEAQKSASQISAGIINPVVLKKFTTFWLAAEQIAFLSKTLKEIENITGKNYQIFENIRRIFHDEKEKELWLSKSDSKELAPFLSKNFQNLDTVRNPFGTGNVENSARLNVEDFFTDLNSYLQKKGHLKAEKFDYAELHGLSYKEITCKSIVFCEGMGALHNPFFKDIPVIPNKGHHLKVKLSVKPENAFTIKKKHFLFPLKNGLHYYGGTYDPVGREHEVDDFATQQLIDGLSEFYPHPFEVVEVNYGFRPTVKDRRPILGSHPEFPNYFIFNGLGARGILNGCFFADELFQHIENGKALMPEVDLKRFENPKFIRL; encoded by the coding sequence ATGAAAGTAGATTATATTATTGTCGGCGACGGCTACGGGGCGCTTTTTTTCGCACACCAGCTCATCAAACATCAAAAAACTTTTGTCTTGTTTTCCGAGGCTCAAAAAAGTGCTTCACAAATTTCAGCAGGGATTATTAATCCGGTGGTCTTAAAAAAGTTCACAACTTTTTGGCTGGCTGCCGAACAAATTGCCTTCCTTTCCAAAACACTGAAAGAGATTGAAAATATTACCGGCAAAAACTACCAGATTTTCGAAAATATCCGCCGCATTTTTCATGACGAAAAAGAAAAGGAATTATGGCTTTCAAAATCTGATTCCAAAGAATTAGCGCCTTTTTTAAGCAAAAATTTCCAAAATCTTGATACTGTCCGGAATCCCTTCGGCACCGGAAATGTGGAAAATTCAGCACGCTTAAATGTTGAAGACTTTTTCACTGACCTCAATAGCTATTTGCAAAAAAAAGGTCATTTAAAGGCGGAAAAATTCGATTATGCTGAACTTCACGGTTTAAGCTACAAAGAAATTACCTGCAAAAGCATCGTTTTTTGTGAAGGCATGGGCGCTCTGCACAATCCGTTCTTCAAGGATATTCCGGTGATACCCAATAAAGGCCATCACTTGAAAGTCAAGCTTTCAGTGAAACCTGAAAACGCGTTTACCATTAAGAAAAAACACTTCCTTTTCCCGTTAAAAAATGGTTTGCACTATTACGGCGGCACCTACGACCCAGTCGGGCGCGAACATGAAGTTGATGATTTTGCGACGCAACAGCTCATCGACGGACTTTCAGAATTTTATCCGCATCCATTTGAAGTGGTCGAAGTAAATTACGGTTTCCGGCCCACGGTGAAAGATCGCAGACCAATTCTTGGCAGCCACCCGGAATTTCCGAATTATTTTATTTTTAATGGTTTAGGTGCGCGCGGAATTCTCAACGGTTGCTTTTTCGCCGATGAACTTTTTCAGCACATTGAAAACGGAAAAGCATTAATGCCTGAAGTTGATTTAAAACGTTTTGAAAATCCAAAATTCATTCGGTTATAA
- the porN gene encoding type IX secretion system ring subunit PorN/GldN codes for MSILNAKSPEAFRKYRDMNMIRKGDSVVSTVKEPLQYGFIEDKDILKSMVVWEIIDMNDKINQPFYHNGDGLVSSNRSLYQLLFDAINDGRITEVYDDELFMTRLSPDAIQSRIKNAVMSDAGIDRLNEAGALTEEEKKEYTNVYETKSENVKVLKIKGMWYIDRRDSQMKYRLLGIAAMGQDPATMGQYGPDGQPLASKDELIDLFWVYYPDAREVLANAVVFNNKNLASDITFDDLLNARRFSTVIYKSDNGLGNGVIKDYIPNDADAQLEESERIRAQILQMESDMWNY; via the coding sequence ATGTCAATTTTAAATGCAAAATCTCCGGAAGCATTTAGAAAATATCGTGACATGAACATGATCAGAAAGGGAGATTCTGTGGTTTCTACTGTGAAAGAGCCATTGCAATACGGCTTTATTGAAGACAAAGACATTCTGAAAAGTATGGTGGTTTGGGAAATCATTGATATGAACGATAAAATTAACCAGCCATTCTATCATAACGGTGACGGTTTGGTTTCCAGCAACCGTTCTTTATACCAGCTTTTGTTTGATGCCATCAATGACGGCAGAATTACCGAAGTTTATGATGACGAGTTATTCATGACTCGTTTGAGTCCCGATGCAATCCAATCCCGAATTAAAAACGCGGTGATGAGCGATGCTGGTATTGACCGTTTAAATGAAGCAGGTGCATTAACCGAAGAGGAGAAAAAAGAATATACCAACGTCTACGAAACTAAAAGTGAAAACGTAAAGGTTTTGAAAATCAAAGGAATGTGGTATATCGACCGTCGCGACAGTCAGATGAAATACCGTCTTTTGGGTATTGCAGCGATGGGGCAGGATCCCGCTACAATGGGCCAATACGGACCAGATGGTCAGCCGTTGGCTTCCAAAGACGAGTTGATCGACCTTTTCTGGGTTTACTATCCGGATGCTCGTGAAGTTTTAGCGAACGCTGTGGTTTTCAACAATAAAAACCTTGCTTCTGATATCACTTTTGATGATTTATTGAATGCCAGACGTTTTTCAACAGTTATTTATAAATCAGATAACGGTTTGGGGAACGGTGTCATCAAGGATTATATTCCAAATGATGCTGATGCTCAACTGGAAGAAAGCGAAAGAATAAGAGCGCAAATCCTGCAAATGGAAAGCGATATGTGGAATTATTAA
- the porM gene encoding type IX secretion system motor protein PorM/GldM, which yields MAQGKQTPRQKMINLMYLVFIAMLAMQIDQEIIRSYKDTTGSLEETRALTENNNSIFKQTLESKAKNTPETFQAPLERYRGLEEKANDLVQSIETLKGQLSKEAEYNPALDVQESFASLNNTEPSTSIFFENGDENIASKNAIALKNKIEAFKKYINDTFGSNNLMKEMVARTNKQMISEFDKPRNGKNWLQYKFYNQPLIAALSNLEVIQSSARGIQGDALSVMLQEKIDADIKFDAYSAIVSAPSIVIQGEPAQGRVAIGNYSSNVPGLSMPGLTVQNGQGVRNLDTGTLGDKTFSGTISFKDVNGKVIPLTYNHTYKVIAGAQELKAQKGAIVTADKMNVLYRGLPNPISGSILGADMSGISLSAAGASVSGGGGKWTVTPGGGSTVTLTISGRDPKGGVISQAFPFRIKNVPPPVGEIQGKSVVSMPASSIPNQRVTADMPDFDFPVSFTVNSFMFKVPGKAAMLVQGNSLSSVAGLTKNLRNGDVAYVFNINATATGLGGQALKQIPPVVINVQ from the coding sequence ATGGCACAAGGAAAACAGACTCCTCGTCAGAAAATGATCAACTTGATGTACCTGGTTTTCATTGCAATGCTTGCAATGCAAATCGACCAGGAAATCATCAGATCATACAAAGACACCACCGGCTCTTTGGAAGAAACCAGAGCGCTTACTGAAAATAACAACTCTATTTTCAAACAAACTTTAGAATCTAAAGCCAAAAATACACCTGAAACCTTCCAGGCTCCTTTAGAAAGATATAGAGGTTTGGAAGAGAAGGCGAATGATTTGGTGCAGTCTATCGAAACTTTAAAAGGGCAGTTAAGCAAAGAAGCAGAATACAATCCTGCTTTAGATGTTCAGGAGAGTTTTGCCTCACTAAACAATACCGAGCCTTCTACCAGCATTTTTTTCGAAAATGGAGATGAAAATATCGCTTCTAAAAATGCGATCGCTTTAAAAAATAAAATAGAAGCTTTCAAAAAGTATATCAACGACACCTTCGGCTCAAACAATTTGATGAAGGAAATGGTTGCGAGAACCAACAAACAGATGATTTCTGAGTTTGATAAGCCAAGAAACGGAAAAAACTGGTTGCAATATAAATTTTACAACCAACCGTTAATTGCTGCTTTATCAAACCTGGAAGTTATTCAGTCTTCGGCACGCGGAATCCAGGGTGATGCGCTTTCCGTAATGTTACAGGAAAAAATTGATGCAGATATTAAATTTGACGCGTATAGCGCTATCGTTTCTGCTCCATCAATTGTTATTCAGGGCGAACCAGCTCAGGGTAGAGTAGCCATCGGAAACTATTCAAGCAACGTTCCGGGACTTTCAATGCCTGGCTTAACTGTTCAGAATGGTCAGGGCGTAAGAAATCTTGATACTGGAACTTTAGGTGATAAAACATTCAGCGGAACCATATCTTTCAAAGATGTAAACGGTAAAGTGATTCCACTTACTTATAACCATACCTATAAAGTAATCGCTGGTGCGCAGGAGCTTAAAGCACAGAAAGGTGCCATTGTAACTGCCGATAAAATGAATGTTTTATATAGAGGTTTACCTAACCCAATTTCAGGTTCCATCTTAGGAGCAGACATGTCAGGCATTTCCTTATCAGCAGCAGGAGCTTCTGTAAGTGGAGGTGGCGGAAAATGGACGGTAACTCCGGGGGGTGGAAGCACTGTAACTTTAACAATCTCAGGTCGTGATCCGAAAGGTGGCGTGATCTCTCAGGCTTTCCCTTTCAGAATTAAAAACGTACCACCACCAGTAGGTGAAATCCAGGGGAAATCTGTAGTATCAATGCCGGCTTCTTCAATCCCGAACCAGCGTGTAACAGCAGATATGCCGGACTTCGACTTCCCTGTAAGTTTTACTGTAAACAGCTTTATGTTTAAAGTTCCAGGAAAAGCCGCAATGTTGGTACAAGGAAATTCATTAAGCTCTGTTGCCGGATTGACGAAAAACTTAAGAAACGGTGATGTTGCTTATGTTTTCAACATCAATGCAACTGCTACAGGGCTTGGCGGCCAGGCTTTAAAACAAATCCCGCCTGTTGTAATAAATGTACAGTAA